From the genome of Brienomyrus brachyistius isolate T26 chromosome 8, BBRACH_0.4, whole genome shotgun sequence, one region includes:
- the LOC125747639 gene encoding ephrin type-A receptor 2-like, which translates to MVSLWIKRCLFTCVFISRVFISLQTREEVLLDMKALGGELGWLTSPSEQGWEIVQTVVNSSLLYTYSVCNVESTDQDNWLRTTFIQRRAAVAARVLVELRFVVRDCSSFGGASLTCKETFNLHVAEADADVGTNFRKSQFRKVATIAPDEITAHGELRVNTETRALGPLSRSGFYLAFQDPGACVALLSVRVYYKTCTATVQSLAIFPETVAGGDSQALTEVTGKCVDNAASQDPPRIYCTSEGGWVVPVGQCQCLPGYEAVGESCQACQTGFFKALQSDDKCEPCPKNTASSRPGSRLCPCLDGFFRALQDLDTQPCSAPPSAPRHLEAVTLESVVGKMELSWSPPAETGGRDDVTYTVSCERCDGAACQPCGERVRFEPPAAALRDPHVTVSELEPHLNYTFMVEARSGVSQFSPQRATSSLTTALRYTDPPKVTSMRLDERGSTSLSLSWAVSRRAHPHAAHRYELMFRKKENNSENDVTTYTVLVLEKSSVQISDLAPGTVYVFRVQALSPLGTPGVYSMEHEFETLPEVKDKPDNSVTAIVGASVGTTILLITVAVVVLCHRRKNHSTRQEPEDTYFSSSEQLKPLKAYVDPHTYEDPNIAIHKYACEIQASHITKQKVIGAGEFGEVYRGVLKVPGRKETPVAIKTLKPGYTEKQRQEFLSEASIMGQFSHQNIIRLEGVVTKFKHAMIVTEYMENGALDSYLRDHDGEMTSYQLVGMLRGIAAGMKYLAEMSYVHRDLAARNILVNSSQECKVSDFGLSRVLEDDAEGTYTTSGGKIPIRWTAPEAIAYRKFTSASDVWSFGIVMWEVMAFGERPYWDMSNQEVMKAINEGFRLPAPMDCPSAVNQLMLQCWLQDRSKRPRFADIVSLLDKLLRCPESLKTIADFDPRVSIRLPSTSGCDGSPFRSVSEWLESIKMSQYSENFTCAGITTMEQVLQMKNEDIRNVGVRLPGHLKRIAYSILGLKDQTSSLSVFAV; encoded by the exons ATGGTTTCCCTCTGGATTAAACGTTGTTTGTTTACATGTGTATTTATTAGTCGCGTATTTATAAGTTTGCAAACCAGGGAAG AAGTGCTGCTGGACATGAAGGCTCTCGGGGGAGAGCTGGGATGGCTGACCTCGCCCAGCGAGCAGGGG TGGGAGATCGTACAGACGGTAGTGAACAGTTCCCTGTTGTACACCTACTCCGTCTGCAATGTGGAATCCACGGACCAGGACAACTGGCTGCGCACCACCTTCATCCAGCGGCGGGCGGCGGTGGCGGCGCGCGTCCTGGTGGAGCTCCGCTTTGTTGTGCGCGACTGCAGCTCCTTCGGTGGCGCCTCGCTCACCTGCAAGGAGACCTTCAACCTGCATGTGGCCGAGGCCGATGCTGATGTCGGCACCAACTTCCGCAAGAGCCAGTTCCGCAAGGTGGCCACCATCGCGCCCGACGAGATCACGGCCCACGGCGAGCTGCGCGTCAACACGGAGACGCGGGCGCTGGGCCCGCTTTCCCGCAGCGGCTTCTACCTGGCCTTCCAGGACCCGGGCGCCTGCGTGGCCCTGCTCTCCGTCAGGGTCTACTACAAGACATGCACGGCCACCGTGCAGAGCCTGGCCATCTTCCCCGAGACTGTGGCCGGGGGGGACAGCCAGGCCCTGACCGAGGTCACTGGCAAGTGCGTGGACAATGCTGCCAGCCAGGACCCCCCGCGGATCTACTGCACCTCCGAGGGCGGCTGGGTGGTCCCAGTCGGGCAGTGCCAGTGTCTGCCTGGATACGAGGCCGTCGGAGAGTCCTGCCAAG CCTGCCAGACCGGCTTCTTCAAGGCATTGCAGTCAGACGACAAGTGTGAGCCTTGCCCCAAGAATACGGCGTCATCTCGGCCAGGCTCCCGCCTTTGCCCCTGCCTGGATGGCTTTTTCCGTGCCCTTCAAGACCTGGATACCCAGCCATGTTCCG CCCCCCCCTCGGCACCGCGGCACCTGGAGGCCGTGACCCTGGAGTCAGTGGTGGGAAAGATGGAGCTGTCATGGAGTCCCCCAGCAGAGACAGGTGGCCGAGACGACGTGACCTATACCGTGTCATGCGAGCGCTGCGATGGAGCCGCCTGCCAGCCCTGCGGGGAGCGCGTGCGTTTCGAGCCACCTGCAGCTGCCCTGCGGGATCCCCACGTTACCGTCAGCGAGCTGGAGCCCCACCTCAACTACACCTTCATGGTGGAGGCCCGCAGTGGCGTGTCGCAGTTCAGCCCCCAGAGAGCGACAAGCAGCCTCACCACTGCCCTGCGCTACACAG ACCCCCCCAAGGTGACATCCATGAGGCTGGACGAGCGGGGCAGCACCAGCTTGTCCCTGTCGTGGGCTGTGTCACGGCGAGCCCACCCCCATGCTGCCCACCGCTATGAGCTCATGTTCCGCAagaag gagAACAACAGCGAGAATGATGTTACCACCTACACCGTGCTGGTCCTGGAGAAGAGCTCAGTGCAGATCAGCGACCTGGCCCCAGGCACCGTCTACGTGTTCCGTGTCCAGGCCCTGAGCCCCCTGGGGACCCCGGGCGTCTACAGCATGGAACACGAGTTTGAGACGTTGCCAGAAG TGAAGGACAAGCCGGATAACAGCGTGACGGCCATCGTGGGAGCCTCGGTGGGAACCACCATTCTCCTCATCACTGTAGCCGTGGTCGTGCTATGTCACCG GAGGAAGAACCATTCTACCAGACAAGAGCCAGAGGACACATACTtctccagctcag AGCAACTGAAGCCCCTGAAGGCTTACGTGGATCCCCATACCTATGAGGACCCCAACATTGCCATCCACAAATATGCCTGCGAGATCCAAGCGAGCCACATCACCAAGCAGAAGGTCATCGGGGCAG GGGAGTTCGGAGAGGTGTACCGTGGGGTGCTGAAGGTGCCGGGCCGCAAGGAGACGCCGGTGGCCATCAAGACCCTGAAGCCGGGCTACACGGAGAAGCAGAGACAGGAGTTCCTGAGCGAGGCCAGCATCATGGGCCAGTTTAGCCATCAGAACATCATCCGCCTGGAGGGAGTCGTCACCAAGT TCAAACATGCCATGATCGTGACAGAGTATATGGAAAACGGCGCCCTGGACAGCTACCTGAGG GACCATGATGGCGAGATGACGTCTTACCAGTTGGTGGGTATGCTGCGAGGCATTGCGGCTGGCATGAAGTACCTCGCCGAGATGAGCTACGTGCACCGGGACCTGGCCGCCCGCAACATCCTAGTCAACAGCAGCCAGGAATGCAAGGTGTCTGACTTTGGGCTGTCGCGGGTGCTGGAGGACGACGCTGAGGGCACCTACACCACCAGT GGAGGAAAAATCCCCATCCGCTGGACGGCCCCAGAGGCCATTGCCTATAGGAAGTTCACCTCTGCCAGTGACGTCTGGAGCTTTGGAATTGTCATGTGGGAGGTCATGGCCTTCGGAGAACGGCCGTACTGGGATATGAGCAACCAGGAG GTAATGAAGGCCATCAACGAGGGATTCCGTCTGCCAGCGCCTATGGACTGCCCCTCGGCCGTCAACCAGCTGATGCTCCAGTGCTGGCTCCAGGACCGCTCCAAGCGGCCACGCTTCGCTGACATCGTCAGCCTGCTGGACAAGTTGCTGAGGTGTCCCGAGTCCCTCAAGACCATCGCTGACTTTGACCCCCG TGTATCCATACGGCTACCCAGTACAAGCGGGTGTGATGGCTCCCCCTTCAGGTCGGTGTCGGAGTGGCTGGAGTCTATCAAGATGAGCCAGTACAGTGAAAACTTTACTTGTGCTGGCATCACTACCATGGAGCAGGTCCTGCAGATGAAGAACGA GGACATCCGGAACGTCGGGGTGCGGCTCCCCGGTCACCTCAAGAGAATCGCCTACAGTATCTTGGGCCTCAAGGACCAGACCAGCTCCCTTAGCGTCTTCGCGGTGTGA